In Longimicrobium terrae, a single window of DNA contains:
- a CDS encoding alpha/beta hydrolase-fold protein translates to MKGSGSAARIAAAALLLAAAPASAQLTLRVAVPATTPADAPVYVAGSFNGWNPAAPAYRLHAAEGAYTLTLTLPDEVRGPVSFKFTRGSWDAAEADSAGGDAPNRTFTVPATGAATYTGAVAAWVNPATRAPRRSTASRSVSVLNTAFAIPQLGRTRRVWIYLPPDYASSTDSFPVLYMHDGQNLFDAATSFAGEWGVDEALDSLRAAGDPGVIVVGVDNGGARRLDEYSPWRNTRYGGGEGEAYADFLASTLKPFIDSHYRTRPERENTGVMGSSMGGLISLYAALRHPEVFGRAGVFSPAFWFAPQIYALPRAAPGPKPRIYMVTGEREGDTPLIYANDHRRMADSLAAAGFPAADVYAGLRADGEHAEWFWRREFPAAYRWLFARPSAGPSR, encoded by the coding sequence ATGAAGGGAAGCGGGTCCGCCGCGCGGATCGCGGCCGCGGCGCTGCTGCTGGCCGCCGCTCCCGCGAGCGCGCAGCTGACGCTGCGGGTCGCGGTTCCCGCGACGACGCCGGCGGATGCGCCGGTGTATGTGGCAGGGAGCTTCAACGGATGGAACCCCGCCGCGCCCGCGTACCGGCTGCACGCGGCGGAGGGCGCGTACACGCTCACGCTCACGCTCCCGGACGAGGTGCGCGGGCCGGTCTCGTTCAAGTTCACGCGCGGCTCGTGGGACGCAGCCGAGGCGGACAGCGCCGGCGGCGACGCGCCCAACCGTACCTTCACCGTTCCCGCCACGGGCGCGGCGACGTACACCGGCGCGGTCGCCGCCTGGGTGAACCCGGCCACGCGCGCACCGCGCCGCTCCACCGCGTCGCGCTCCGTCTCCGTGCTCAACACGGCGTTCGCCATCCCGCAACTGGGGCGCACGCGGCGGGTGTGGATCTACCTGCCGCCGGACTACGCCTCCTCGACGGATTCCTTTCCCGTCCTGTACATGCACGACGGGCAGAACCTGTTCGACGCGGCCACCAGCTTCGCGGGCGAGTGGGGCGTGGACGAGGCGCTCGACAGCCTGCGCGCCGCGGGCGATCCCGGCGTCATCGTGGTGGGCGTGGACAACGGCGGCGCGCGGCGGCTGGACGAGTACTCTCCGTGGCGCAACACGCGGTACGGCGGCGGAGAAGGGGAGGCGTACGCGGACTTTCTCGCCTCGACGCTCAAGCCGTTCATCGACAGCCACTATCGAACACGGCCGGAGCGCGAGAATACGGGCGTGATGGGCTCCAGCATGGGCGGGCTCATCTCCCTGTACGCCGCGCTGCGCCATCCGGAGGTGTTCGGCCGCGCGGGCGTGTTTTCCCCCGCGTTCTGGTTCGCGCCGCAGATCTACGCCCTTCCGCGCGCCGCGCCCGGCCCGAAGCCGCGCATCTACATGGTCACCGGCGAGCGCGAAGGCGACACGCCGCTCATCTACGCGAACGACCACCGGCGCATGGCGGACTCGCTGGCCGCCGCCGGCTTCCCCGCCGCGGACGTGTACGCCGGGCTGCGCGCGGACGGCGAGCACGCGGAGTGGTTCTGGCGCCGCGAGTTTCCCGCCGCGTACCGCTGGCTCTTCGCCCGCCCGTCCGCCGGTCCGTCCCGATAG
- a CDS encoding glycoside hydrolase family 97 protein — protein MYGRVRLLARALAASAMVCASAAQAQDTLRVRSPDGRNEISVMVRDGGLYYGVRRDGQPVLNASRLGFAFRGADSLRAGLRIAGSARDSADQTWTQPWGEVARVRDRHNELRVNVAEDRAPNRRFAVVFRAFEDGVAFRYEVAESPGFADFEMMEELTEFALADNARAWWIPSNRPEPDRQEILYSSGPVSRLDSVQTPLTLQMSNGVQVVIHEANLVDYAGMYLARTGDRTLRSTLARWADGVAVRGRAPFVTPWRTIQLADRPEDLAPSVLTLKLNPPSRIADTRWITPMKYNGIWWGMHVNTQTWGQGPIHGATTANTRQYLDFAAANGLGGTLVEGWNLGWDEDWFNTMQATFSFTQPYPDFDLPGLAAYARERGLTLIGHHETATKIGNYERQLDSAMALYSRVGVRAVKTGYVGDRTEEGHAHQGQYMVRHHRRVMETAARYGIMLDVHEPIKDTGERRTWPNYLSREGSRGMEYNAWGGEGGNPPEHETILFFTRMLAGPMDFTPGIFDLLIQRPTGTPRRPDEARPRTTLAKQLALYVVLYSPMQMAADLPENYAGQPAFQFIRDVAVDWDTTRVLEGRVGDYVVVARKQRGAEDWFLGAITDEEGRNFAIPLSFLTPGQRYVAEIYADGPDANWRDNPLPVAIRRQDVTSATTLSMLLAPGGGQAVRIRAVR, from the coding sequence ATGTACGGAAGGGTGCGCTTGCTGGCCCGCGCGCTGGCGGCTTCGGCGATGGTGTGCGCGTCCGCCGCGCAGGCGCAGGACACGCTGCGGGTGCGGTCGCCGGACGGGCGCAACGAGATCTCCGTCATGGTGCGCGACGGCGGGCTGTACTATGGCGTGCGCCGCGACGGACAGCCGGTGCTGAACGCGTCGCGCCTGGGCTTCGCCTTTCGCGGCGCGGATTCGCTGCGCGCCGGGCTGCGCATTGCCGGCAGCGCGCGCGATTCCGCGGACCAGACGTGGACGCAGCCCTGGGGCGAGGTGGCGCGCGTGCGCGACCGCCACAACGAACTGCGCGTGAACGTGGCCGAGGACCGCGCGCCCAACCGCCGCTTCGCGGTCGTCTTCCGTGCCTTCGAGGACGGCGTCGCCTTTCGCTACGAGGTGGCGGAAAGCCCGGGCTTCGCGGACTTCGAGATGATGGAGGAGCTCACCGAGTTCGCCCTTGCCGACAACGCGCGCGCATGGTGGATCCCCTCCAACCGCCCCGAGCCGGACCGGCAGGAGATCCTGTACTCCTCCGGCCCCGTCAGCCGGCTGGACAGCGTGCAGACGCCGCTGACGCTGCAGATGAGCAACGGCGTGCAGGTCGTCATCCACGAAGCCAACCTGGTGGACTACGCCGGCATGTACCTGGCGCGCACCGGCGACCGCACGCTCCGCAGCACGCTGGCCCGCTGGGCGGACGGCGTGGCGGTGCGCGGCCGGGCGCCGTTCGTCACCCCGTGGCGCACCATCCAGTTGGCGGACCGGCCGGAAGACCTGGCCCCCTCCGTCCTCACCCTCAAGCTCAACCCGCCCAGCCGCATCGCCGACACGCGGTGGATCACGCCGATGAAGTACAACGGCATCTGGTGGGGGATGCACGTCAACACGCAAACGTGGGGGCAGGGACCCATCCACGGCGCGACGACGGCGAACACGCGGCAGTACCTGGACTTTGCCGCGGCCAACGGGCTGGGCGGTACGCTGGTGGAGGGGTGGAACCTGGGGTGGGACGAGGACTGGTTCAACACCATGCAGGCCACCTTCTCGTTCACGCAGCCGTATCCGGACTTCGACCTTCCCGGCTTGGCGGCATACGCGCGGGAGCGCGGGCTCACGCTCATCGGCCACCACGAAACGGCCACCAAGATCGGCAACTATGAGCGGCAGCTGGACTCCGCCATGGCGCTGTACAGCCGCGTCGGCGTGCGCGCGGTCAAGACTGGATACGTGGGTGACCGCACGGAAGAAGGGCACGCGCACCAAGGCCAGTACATGGTGCGCCACCACCGCCGGGTGATGGAAACCGCCGCGCGCTACGGCATCATGCTGGACGTGCACGAGCCCATCAAGGACACCGGCGAGCGCCGCACCTGGCCCAATTACCTGTCGCGCGAAGGCTCGCGCGGCATGGAGTACAACGCGTGGGGCGGGGAAGGCGGCAACCCGCCGGAGCACGAAACCATCCTGTTCTTTACGCGCATGCTGGCCGGGCCCATGGACTTTACCCCCGGCATCTTCGACCTGCTCATCCAGCGCCCCACCGGCACGCCGCGCCGCCCGGACGAGGCGCGCCCGCGCACCACGCTGGCCAAGCAGCTGGCGCTGTACGTCGTCCTGTACTCGCCCATGCAGATGGCGGCGGACCTGCCGGAAAACTACGCCGGGCAGCCCGCCTTTCAGTTCATCCGCGACGTGGCGGTGGACTGGGACACCACGCGCGTGCTGGAGGGCCGCGTGGGCGATTACGTGGTCGTCGCGCGCAAGCAGCGCGGCGCGGAAGACTGGTTCCTGGGCGCCATCACGGACGAGGAAGGGCGCAACTTCGCCATTCCGCTCAGCTTCCTCACCCCCGGACAGCGGTACGTGGCGGAGATCTACGCCGACGGCCCGGACGCCAACTGGCGCGACAATCCGCTCCCCGTCGCCATCCGCCGCCAGGACGTGACCTCGGCGACCACGCTGAGCATGCTGCTGGCCCCCGGCGGCGGCCAAGCCGTCCGCATCCGCGCCGTCCGCTGA
- a CDS encoding RagB/SusD family nutrient uptake outer membrane protein, with translation MNSKSCRVLAVAAGLLLGAAGCTDITTEPVSTVSGGTVFNDPGAYQAFLAKLYAGLSVTGQQGPDGAGDVAGVDEGFSQYVRQLWQLEELPTDEAVVGWGDAGLPELNRQQWGPANQFTTALYYRIFFQVALANEFLREASDAKLASRNASPELRTLVKQYRAEARFLRALSYWHGMDLYGPIPLVREDRTGVEPPAQNTRQEIFDFIVAELNEIKGDLPTVGEAQYGRADQGALQMLLAKVYLNAAVYTGTPRYAEARAAAEAVITSNAYQLDPSYQHLFLADNHTSPEMIFPVPFDGQSTRTWGGMTFLVHASIGGAMNAADYGVDGGWGGLRARPELFRLFPGGSGGPDRRSRVFFTRGQDSMAIADLSNFTQGPGAPKYRNVTSSGAPGASASFPDTDFPMFRLADAYLMYAEAVLRGGGGTRGQALTYVNALRQRAYGSAAGNIADAQLTLGFILDERARELFWEAHRRTDLVRYNQFTENGVWTWKGGTQAGRTTAAFLNLYPIPSSELLANPLLKQNPGY, from the coding sequence ATGAACAGCAAGTCATGCAGAGTGCTCGCGGTGGCGGCCGGCCTGCTCCTGGGCGCGGCGGGCTGCACCGACATCACCACGGAACCGGTGAGCACCGTCAGCGGCGGCACCGTCTTCAACGACCCCGGCGCGTACCAGGCCTTTCTGGCCAAGCTGTACGCGGGCCTGTCCGTCACCGGGCAGCAGGGGCCTGACGGCGCCGGCGACGTGGCCGGGGTGGACGAGGGATTCTCGCAGTACGTCCGCCAGCTGTGGCAACTGGAGGAGCTGCCCACGGACGAGGCGGTGGTGGGGTGGGGCGACGCGGGGCTCCCCGAACTGAACCGGCAGCAGTGGGGGCCGGCCAACCAGTTCACCACGGCGCTGTACTACCGCATCTTCTTTCAGGTGGCGCTGGCCAACGAGTTCCTGCGCGAAGCGTCGGACGCCAAGCTGGCGTCGCGCAACGCCAGCCCGGAGCTGCGCACGCTGGTGAAGCAGTACCGCGCCGAAGCGCGCTTTCTGCGCGCGCTCAGCTACTGGCACGGCATGGACCTGTACGGCCCCATTCCGCTGGTGCGCGAGGACCGCACCGGGGTGGAGCCCCCCGCGCAGAACACGCGGCAGGAGATCTTCGACTTCATCGTCGCCGAGCTGAACGAGATCAAGGGCGACCTTCCGACCGTGGGCGAGGCGCAGTACGGCCGGGCGGACCAGGGTGCGCTGCAGATGCTGCTGGCCAAGGTGTACCTGAACGCCGCAGTGTACACCGGCACCCCGCGCTACGCCGAGGCGCGCGCGGCCGCCGAGGCCGTCATCACCAGCAACGCGTACCAGCTGGACCCCAGCTACCAGCACCTCTTTCTGGCGGACAACCACACGTCGCCGGAGATGATTTTTCCGGTGCCGTTCGACGGGCAGAGCACCCGCACGTGGGGCGGCATGACCTTTCTGGTGCACGCCTCCATCGGCGGCGCCATGAACGCGGCGGACTACGGCGTGGACGGCGGGTGGGGCGGCCTGCGCGCGCGTCCGGAGCTGTTCCGCCTGTTCCCCGGCGGCAGCGGCGGGCCGGACCGGCGTTCGCGCGTCTTCTTTACGCGCGGCCAGGACTCCATGGCCATCGCCGACCTGAGCAACTTCACGCAGGGGCCGGGCGCGCCCAAGTACCGCAACGTGACGTCGTCCGGCGCGCCGGGCGCCAGCGCCAGCTTTCCGGACACGGACTTTCCCATGTTCCGCCTGGCCGACGCGTACCTGATGTACGCCGAGGCGGTGCTGCGCGGCGGCGGCGGCACCCGCGGGCAGGCGCTCACCTACGTGAACGCGCTGCGGCAGCGCGCGTACGGCAGCGCGGCGGGCAACATCGCCGACGCGCAGCTCACGCTGGGCTTCATTCTGGACGAGCGGGCGCGCGAGCTGTTCTGGGAGGCGCACCGCCGCACGGACCTGGTGCGATATAACCAGTTCACTGAAAACGGCGTGTGGACGTGGAAGGGCGGCACGCAGGCGGGGCGCACCACGGCGGCGTTCCTGAACCTGTATCCCATTCCGTCTTCGGAGCTGCTGGCCAACCCGCTGCTCAAGCAGAACCCCGGGTACTGA